atgatgtcATAAAGAAATGAGTGCAACAGGTGGGCGACAGCACCTGTCTTCAGACGAGGGGACCCAGCTTGCCGTCTGGCGGCCCCGCCGGTGCCCAGACTCTCTGCGCCCAGGCTGGTCCCACGGTGGCTGGAGTCCACATCTGCCCTCTCCCAGAGCTGTCCAAATGTCCCTTCTGCTCCTGCTGCCCTGGCGGGTCCCCACCATGAAGGTCAAGCACCCAGCAGGCTCAGGTGCAGACATGGGGCCCCAAAGGGTCGCTTGGCCTTGCCGGCCGTCCCTTCTGGGGGGCTACTCTCCCTGGAAGAGAGccccagaggctggggagggctCCCCAGCAGCAGGCCAGTCTCAGTCCGTCCAGACACAGTCCTGTCCTGTCCACCTTGCCGCCCTCGAGACCATAGCAGCCGGGACGCAAGCAGAGTGACGTGAGACCACGGGGTCCCGGACCCAGAGTCCCCTCAAACACCACGCGTGGCTCAGCTGGGCTCAACGATGTCCACCTGGCCCCACCTCGGGGGACGGGGACACAACCCGTGGCCCTCCCCCACGCCTGCCCTGCCTGTCCCATGGCGGCAGCACCCGCGGACCTGCTGGGGGGGCTTGGCTGAGAGAAATGGCAGACTGAGCCTCCCCGGGGGCCTGGGACGCAAGCAGCGGCAGGAACTGGGAGGTGGTCCCCTGGCGTCAGGTGCCAGCACCGGGCAGCCCCCGCCTGGGGACCGGAggagcctgggagcctggggCAGCTGGACCCAGCTGTGTCCTTGGCCCCAGGTTCCAAGCCTTTCCCACTTTACAGGGTTTCTGCCTGTCTAGGCCAGAATGGGGAGGTTCCCATAGCACTGACCGCTCCTAGGGACAGACTGGTACTCGTGCCGCCCAGAACGTGGGGTTGGACGTCCTGCTGGACAGCACACCTGCTCTCACCAGCTCACAGAGAagctgtggggctgggggccgTCGTGGGGGTGTCCTGGGCAGCTGTGGCAACGCTCCGCCCGCAGCTGCACTGGCCCTGCAGAGAACCACGTTCGGCCACGGGGCCCTACCTCCTGAGACCCACACCACAGCCTctcaggagtggggagagggacaccTGCCCTCCAATGACAGGGCTGGGACAAGGGCTGGGGGTGGTTGCAGGCATCCTCCAGGGTCCTAAGTCCTGTGTGTCACTGAAGAATGGGGACACCCCAGGGACCCAGGCCTGCAGGCAGGGCTGAGGGAAGAGCCCTGGGGTCCTGAGTCGCTCAAAATCATGACGTGCCCTTCGGACTAGTACACAAGGCACCTTTTTTCCTTCCGCAGGAAGTGAAGACTAGGGTTGCGTGCAGGGGTCTGTTTCCCTGGCTGTAGCCCTGCCCATTCCCCTCTGCCCAGCCGTGGCCCCTCCTCTCCGGCCTGAGCTCCCGGCCCTGTCTGCCCCAGCCATCCCTGGCCAGCTCTCCGCCGGCAGGTGGGCTCAGTGGGACACCTGCCCGTGGGCCCAGGGAGGGCGCGCCGCGGCTTGGGGGCCACCAGCGGGACGGGCTATGGCTGGAGAAGGGCTAAAGGAGACCTCTCCGTCAGGACGCTGGGGCAGCGGCCCCCGTCCCAGATCTCCGGGGCCCATCTGGGGCATGGAACACTCCTCTGGGAGGCAGCTCTGTGCTCCCAGGACCAGGGGAAGCCCTAGGCGGCTCATGGATGTCACTGTCACAGTACAGGGCTTTGTGTGGCCTCCACGGAAAAGGCTGGGAGGAAGGTGTGACCCAGACCACGGGGAAGGGCCCCTCCTGCCACCCAGGGCTGAAGCTGACAGGCCAGGTGGCCGCCAGAGGGACAAAGACTGGCCCAGGGCCAGGCCACCTGCTTTCACCCCTTCTGCTGACTCTGCCCTGAGGGAGGAACAGGGCcagactggggtggggaggggggcactcAGGCCAAAGAAATGCAATCTGGCACGGAGTGAGAGGTCCCCATGTTCCTTGATCTCTGGTGGGATCAGCTTCCCCACAGGCCCTGGGCTTGGCCTGCTGCCCCCTGCTTGGCGCTCCATGGGGCCAGGatggtggggcggggcggggcggagacTGGTCCTATCTGGGACAGGGCAGCTGCCTCTCAGGTGTGCACAGACGGTTGGGGTCCTGGGTTAGGGCTCTCTGCACCTGAAGGATCCCTATACCCGGTGGGGGTCCGGCCGGCCCCCCACAACAGGAAGCCAAACCTCTCtgcccagccctcccccaccctccaggccGGGGCAGCTGTGTCTAGGCTGCTCCTCTTCCGGGCCCCCCGCTGCACCCCTCATGGCAGTTCCAGGGCTCTGGGgactggggaggtggggaggtctGTGAACTCGTGTCTCTGGGGACCATGCGGGCAGGACGGAGGGGACCCGCAGGGACCCGCAGTGACCGGCAGACACACTCCTGAGGAGACTGGAGGCTGCGGACGGGCCtggtgggcaggggtgggcatGAGTGCGCTCGGAGGGCCCGCCCCTACTCGCACCCACCCCCCCAAGGTCACGCTGGCACACACGGCTGGACCCCGACACAGAGCCTTTATTCCTCGCTGCGAGCAGGGGAGAGGCCTTGCGTGGGGGAGCCGCGTCCACCTTCAGCAGGTTCCCAGCTGGGGTGACCACTCTGACgggagagacagaggctcagaTGCAGGAGGAGCAGAGCCGGGACAGAGCTGGAGGCGGCATGAGAGCCCGCAGCTCCGGGGAGGGGCGAGGTGCCGGGGCCAAGGGCGGGAGGGGGCCCGCAGCTGCCGGGGAGAAGGCTCTGGTGCGCGAGGCTGGCCAGGGACGGAGGGACAGACCCTCCAGGGTgccaccctgcccccagcccccaggctcgCTGCAGAGGTGCGGCGGGGCCCTCCCAGGCTCGTGCTTGTGAACGCTGTGTCCCTGGgtgtgcacacgtgcacgcacgcgTGTGTAAGCAGGGCGTGTGCCCGCATCAGCACCGCGTGTCTGCCTGTGTGCCTGTGCTTTACATGCGGTCACACACGTGGGAAGGGCTGGACGTGGAAAATGCTCCTGGAATGACAGGAGGGGGCCCAGGATGCGGGACCCCGGGCAGGGGCCGGGGGCGGCCCGGGACAGGGGGACCCGGGGTGGGGGCAGACACCAAGGAGTTGTGAGAAACCTCCTTTGAGCTCAGGACCCCGCAGGTAGACCCTGCACGCAGGCCACACTCCCCCATGGGCTCCCATAGGGCTCTCGAGGGCCATGGGCAGCCCGTGCTGGGTGCAGACCCCTGCGGCTGCCCGAGGGCCCGTTACCTGTCAGGTCCGGGAAGACGACGTTGTCGTCCGACAGGCCCAGCGCCTGCAGCAGGCAGACAAACTTGTCCAGCACCGCCGTCTGGATCACCCACACCCTgcctggggcggggggacagCGGCGCGGCCTTTAGCCGTGGCTGTTGCTCTGGCGGTGCCGGACCCCTGCACtccccccccgccctcccccccccccaccagctggACCTCGGCCGCCGGGCGGGCCTCACATAGCAGGGTGACCCTGAGGACGCTCTGGCCGCCCGACTGTCTTCTGAACAGCATCAGAGCGAACACGCTGTAGTCAGTGTCGTACACCTGGACCTCCTCAGGCTCTGCCGGGACACAGGGGAGGTAACGCCCCAGCACGAGGCCCTTGCCCTGCCCGGGCGCCCTCCCCAGGCCACCCCCCTGCCTCCCACGGTCACCCTCTCACCCTCCCTGCTGTCCACCGAGAACGCCCCGGGCTTTGCTGCCGGAATCAGCACGTAGGACCAGGAGACACAGCGGCGGCCCCTGCGGGAGCGGGGGAGAACACAAGAAGAAGGTTCTGGAACCTGGCCAGACCTctggtttccttctctccctcaggGGATGGCCCCGAAGCCGGTCCCCGCCATATCTCAGTTGTGCACTGGAGGAGACATCTGTCGGAAGCCACGGGCGCGGCCCCACACAGGAAGCTTTGCTGCCCTCCCCAGGGAGGCTGTCCCTCCTGGAGGACGCGGTGTGGGCTCTCCCTTGCCCTCACACATCCCCTTGGAGCCTCTGCGCGCCCACCCACTGGCCGCTCCTTCCCAGCCTGGCTGGGACCCCTAATGCCTGTGTATGTGCGATGGCGACAGAAAGGCGTTTCTGGTTGCAGGGTCCCCTTCGGGAGTCCTGAGTGGGCCCGGTGGGCATCGCGGCTGGCGCCCCTAGTCAGCAGCCCCAGACGTCGCTGATCCAGATGGGGAGAAGCTGGGCCGGCCGGGTAGGCCCCCCACCTCGGGCCCCAGGAGGCCCTCCCGCCGTGCAGGGGCCTCTCCGGGTGACACACCTGTTTTGAGAAGCAACCAAGTACAGTCCGGCCTGccggtgggggagaggggaggttgCCCCAAAGCCTTCTCGGTCCTCCTGCACTTGCACTGggttctctgtcccctcctcccctctaatcAACCTCCGACAGGAGCCaggccagtcaggtgcccccagaaacctGAGATGCTACAATGGGGCGTTCTGGGGTGGCGGGGCCCATGCAGCtggcaggctggggcaggggccaaGGGAGACCCTCAGAGGAGGCTCTCAGCTCTAGGACCTACCTTGGTCGGCGTCAGAGACCCGCCTCGCTTACGGTCCTTGTTTCATATTACTCAGACCCAAAGAGCCCTAACCAGAGCGGTTCCCAGACCCTCTGTCCCGTGTAGCCAGGCAGGTGGGCAAGGAAGCCTGCCAGGCCTGCTGAAGATGTGGTGAGGGTAAAGAAGCCTTCACGGCACCGGTGGCCCCAAAGGGGGACGGCACCACCCTCACCTCATTCCCAGGGGCCGTCCATCAAGATTCCTGTTTCTTCCCAACCAGGGGGGAGGCACTTCTTTCGGACAGACCAGCCAGAGCCCCTGTCACCCTGGATGCAGCAACGGGTTCAGGAGGATCACGTGACTCCAGAAAACCTGGTCAGAGGCTGTTGCCAGGCTGACCAGGatgctctctcttttctggaATTGGGAGCCCTGAGAGGGCCATCATCCCAGGCTAATGTTTTATCCCTGTGAGGTGAGAGCTTTCCCAAACAGAGCTCTGGGACAGAcagagctgagggagagagagggaggggctgaaGGGGCCCTGATCACACTGTTTGAACTCCTGGATCCAGCTGTACCTGAACTCCATAAGCCCTCGAGGCTCTTCTGAGTCTGTGATCCAGTAAACGCACCCCTCTTTTGTGTGTGCCCCAGAGCTGGCTTAGGTCACTGGCTGCCTTTGCTGAACCAGGGCACTGGGGCCCATGCTGGCCTCGAGCCATGAAGCAGTAGGTTCCAGGGGTACAGGCCAGGGATCCTCACTCACCGGATCATGGCATACGACACTTCAAGGCGGCTGTTCTTATTTTGCTCGAACACTGCAGTGAATGGGTTCAGCAGGAATCTGTCCATCTTCCTGTGGGTGCTGCCCGCTAGGCCAACCACAAACCATTCCCCCTGGAACTGTGAGAATCTGAGGTAGGCAGAGCCCAGGACAGCCCAGGGGCCCTCACCAGGCGGTGGCTCCCCATGAGCACCGATGACACCGGCAGAGCTGGGGTGAACTCGCCCAGCGCCTGGCATTCTCAGGCCTTAGTTGATGGAGATGTTCCCACCGCACAGGGACTAACCAGGGTTACAGGAGGGAACAGCTGGCCCAGGAAGGCCTGTCCAGCTGTCCAGGGACCTTTTCTGTTGGACGTCAGGAATCTCTGTGGGGGGATCTGAGGCCGGGCTGGGCTCCCGGGACGGTGCCTTCCCCGCCACCATGGCCCCCCTTGCTCCCTGCACTTGGACGCCGGCTgactttctccccctcccttcaaGGCCCCAGACCTGGTCTTCCTGGAAGTTCCGTAACACGGAGGGAATGCCTGGCTGGGTGTTTGAGGTCTGGCCCTTCAGGCCTTTTAGCAGGGCGAGCACTGCCCACAGGGCACAACAAGGCCCCATCCCAGGAGGGATGGGGGGAAGCAAGTGGCCCTGTGGCTGCCGACTCAGACCCTCCCCTCCTTATGGGTCCCTCcacaggtgcccctccccagAGGCGTGCCCCTTTCGCGTACCTTCTCAGAACTGGCAGAAGAGGTGGCTGCAGAGGGCTTGGCGGCAGActgggcaggggcggggcccTCTTGAGATCCTGCCCGCCAAAGACGGGGGGCATCTGGGTCCCAgcccagggagacaggcagaaaatggaggggctgggggtgcttGCTGGGTCCACTAGCTCCCAGGGATGTCTCTGCACCTCGCTTTCTGAGTCCGAAGTCCCCCAGCTCCAGCCCTCTTTGGAACCCCTTCCCAGTGCCCCACGCCGGCGGTGCCTCCCTGTCCGGGCCCTGCCTCAGGAGCCTTCCTGCCACCAGGTGGAGGGCAGAACGTTCCATCCCACACAGGGAGCTTGACCTTCTCTTAGTCCCGAAGATCAGGGGCACGAAGTTCTTGTGGAACACTGAGTGCCGAGCCCAGGCCTGCCACCCCTGCACTGCTCCCCACGCCCTGAACCCAAGCGTGGGGCAACAACAGACCAAGGGGCCCTACTGGCCCCAGGGGCAGGGGTCACGCCCGCTCAAAGTGACGCCAGACAACGGGGTGGTGGGCAGGCAGCCAGAGCCCTCAGATCGGGATGACTGAGGGGTGACTGCAGGGGCCCCTGTGCCAGAGTGAGCGCAGGGGCAGGCAGCCCAGTgtagtgggggtggggctccCACACACTTggcctgggggcaggagggcCTGAGCTCTGGGCATGTAGCCGGCTCGGCCACCCCCAGAGAAAGAGCCTGAAGAAAAGAGCCACAGAGGTAGGTAGTCAAATGTGTAGGTGCTGGGCTCTAGGAGACTGGAAGGATGTGTACCTGACCAATGAACCCCCTGTCCCAGgccacctcctgcccccacccggGTCCCTCCTGTCCTGGGCCACTTTTGCCCTCACCCAGGTCTCCCCAACTTGGGCCATCTCCTACCAAACAGGTTACTCCTGTCCTAGGCTACCCCCTTAACCTCCTGGGTCCTCATGTCTTGGgccacctcctgcccccacccagtTTCCCCCCTATTCTAGGCCACCTCCTGCCCCAACCTGGGccatcttgccccccccccctcactGCGCTGCCCcttgtctccctcccctcccccacaggtcTCCACATCCTGggccacctccttccctcccccacccttggcttcCAGCAGTCTGTCCTGAGGAGGGGACCCAACCAGGACACGGAGAAAGCACTGGTCCCCCAAGGACAAGGAGCTTCAGGGCCCGGCTCTGTCCCAGAGCCTCACACTGCGTGGAAGGGCGAGGACCGCCTGGTGCTTCCTCCTCCGGGAGCGTTTCCCATTGCCAGGGAGACCATCAAGGCCTCTCCGGGTCAGCTGCAGGCCCCAGGACAGGGGACGCGCAGGGGTCGGGAGGGCCAGGGCCACCAGCATCTCCCCGAGACCCGAGCCCGCAGGGCAGCCCCACGCCCCCGTTCCTTGAGCTCGCGGCTCTGCTGCTCCGGGGGACTCGGGCCCAGAAGAGGAGAAATGGGAACCGATTTCCCCGGAACCTCCCACAGGAGGCCTCTCGGCCCAGCAGAAGCTGGGGTGGCGGCTCCGACCCCGGACGCTTTGAACGCCGCGCCCCACCTCCCGCCGCGCGGGCCCGACGTGCGACCCGCTCAACGCGGGCAGGCCGGCCCCTCCGCGCCGGCGCTCTGGGGACACTGGGGGCGggacacccctcccccgccctcccggCCGCAGCGGAGGGCAGGCGGGTCCCCCGCGCCGGAGAGCAACCCGGGGTCTCGCTCCCGGGAGGGCCCCCCCCTCCGCCCACGCCTCCGGGGCCAGCGGGGAACCGGCTCCGGGCGCCTCCCGCGGCGCTGGGCCACTCTGGTGCCGCCTACCGTCCGCCGGGCGCGTTGCAGGCTGGAGGCGGACTTGCCGAGCCGCGCTCCTCCCACAGTCCCTGCCATTGGGCGACG
This is a stretch of genomic DNA from Mustela lutreola isolate mMusLut2 chromosome 12, mMusLut2.pri, whole genome shotgun sequence. It encodes these proteins:
- the LCN12 gene encoding epididymal-specific lipocalin-12 isoform X1 is translated as MERSALHLVAGRLLRQGPDREAPPAWGTGKGFQRGLELGDFGLRKRGAETSLGASGPSKHPQPLHFLPVSLGWDPDAPRLWRAGSQEGPAPAQSAAKPSAATSSASSEKFQGEWFVVGLAGSTHRKMDRFLLNPFTAVFEQNKNSRLEVSYAMIRGRRCVSWSYVLIPAAKPGAFSVDSREEPEEVQVYDTDYSVFALMLFRRQSGGQSVLRVTLLCAGPVGRQRRLPGPDRVVTPAGNLLKVDAAPPRKASPLLAARNKGSVSGSSRVCQRDLGGVGASRGGPSERTHAHPCPPGPSAASSLLRSVSAGHCGSLRVPSVLPAWSPETRVHRPPHLPSPQSPGTAMRGAAGGPEEEQPRHSCPGLEGGGGLGREVWLPVVGGRPDPHRV
- the LCN12 gene encoding epididymal-specific lipocalin-12 isoform X4, with amino-acid sequence MERSALHLVAGRLLRQGPDREAPPAWGTGKGFQRGLELGDFGLRKRGAETSLGASGPSKHPQPLHFLPVSLGWDPDAPRLWRAGSQEGPAPAQSAAKPSAATSSASSEKFQGEWFVVGLAGSTHRKMDRFLLNPFTAVFEQNKNSRLEVSYAMIRGRRCVSWSYVLIPAAKPGAFSVDSREEPEEVQVYDTDYSVFALMLFRRQSGGQSVLRVTLLCEARPAAEAGCG
- the LCN12 gene encoding epididymal-specific lipocalin-12 isoform X5; this translates as MERSALHLVAGRLLRQGPDREAPPAWGTGKGFQRGLELGDFGLRKRGAETSLGASGPSKHPQPLHFLPVSLGWDPDAPRLWRAGSQEGPAPAQSAAKPSAATSSASSEKFQGEWFVVGLAGSTHRKMDRFLLNPFTAVFEQNKNSRLEVSYAMIRGRRCVSWSYVLIPAAKPGAFSVDSREEPEEVQVYDTDYSVFALMLFRRQSGGQSVLRVTLL
- the LCN12 gene encoding epididymal-specific lipocalin-12 isoform X2; this translates as MERSALHLVAGRLLRQGPDREAPPAWGTGKGFQRGLELGDFGLRKRGAETSLGASGPSKHPQPLHFLPVSLGWDPDAPRLWRAGSQEGPAPAQSAAKPSAATSSASSEKFQGEWFVVGLAGSTHRKMDRFLLNPFTAVFEQNKNSRLEVSYAMIRGRRCVSWSYVLIPAAKPGAFSVDSREEPEEVQVYDTDYSVFALMLFRRQSGGQSVLRVTLLCRVWVIQTAVLDKFVCLLQALGLSDDNVVFPDLTGNGPSGSRRGLHPARAAHGPREPYGSPWGSVACVQGLPAGS
- the LCN12 gene encoding epididymal-specific lipocalin-12 isoform X3, which encodes MERSALHLVAGRLLRQGPDREAPPAWGTGKGFQRGLELGDFGLRKRGAETSLGASGPSKHPQPLHFLPVSLGWDPDAPRLWRAGSQEGPAPAQSAAKPSAATSSASSEKFQGEWFVVGLAGSTHRKMDRFLLNPFTAVFEQNKNSRLEVSYAMIRGRRCVSWSYVLIPAAKPGAFSVDSREEPEEVQVYDTDYSVFALMLFRRQSGGQSVLRVTLLCRVWVIQTAVLDKFVCLLQALGLSDDNVVFPDLTEWSPQLGTC